The following are encoded together in the Budorcas taxicolor isolate Tak-1 chromosome 4, Takin1.1, whole genome shotgun sequence genome:
- the PRRT4 gene encoding proline-rich transmembrane protein 4: MAGYGYLGLGLFCWVLLAVPVGPQPASSVPGAPLTTLTPPPQSEASMLSLNLGLNFKFHLRGPAAVWGNPVTETQALSPRPSREPKEEAANGLRTDPLWELLVGSLGNSPPEWGSAEGSSTPWASSPALESASLLSRPADRPTAPYRPGMGTVTWDTALTATVPPSSAPRLRQSELELKFDVALRAGAAPTLGHRTLPLLPSLRASLAEIAGRLGPFGFFGTTVSPLRNLSGPSPPGPTTSPGSASGVSDSPGFFGTTLSPPPSPQERKLPSPRPLEPAASLSSALIATASLESTTPTSGLDDPSPASLGNLSVHPECGPGSCSIRELPEREGQPPAAPLPLFFLTLEADWAEAKARWGLAWEAHVYGVGALFGLVALLALLALALLPWRCPPGAPCLALLDMLLLSAGTTRAFPLFYDAYGHRDRLPALAWLLLQDLPLPCLAAGLGLACLLLARPRPPRCPAGLAVLLLLGLGLAAAAALGSAAHRPLRALRLASRGLHAFLAALLSGLLLALSCWGGRRRRAGAPLGGAGFKGATPLPQAHSPFGPRESWRRAARTAPVAGTFGLLSGALQGYEVLHALGYGGQPGLEGPWPWWAFQLGLRLGEVGVALPLALLGLYPALCSPRVPPRCWAKLFRLSPSHAAPLLPGGWVTGAPDKKPLGSAIARGDAELLQLCALAGPGPDLLLQGAGCRSFDGGAAHPAPSPASSPCSDDTVDFRPPSPINLRRSIEEALCSEALLAPGLFHVPPFGEALPSLGVYRTASLGAQTGAGPIGRSGEAPGSPAPRELPSPGTWPAGSSASSGSLCGLSRDSSSVLLCSSPDRAPRCPLVCVLSPPRPSGSSPSLPASGSYQALSPPSRDSPEPAPELQAEEALLQEQFLDACRQIDELSMGSDTIDL, translated from the exons ATGGCAGGGTACGGCTATCTGGGGCTGGGGCTGTTCTGCTGGGTCCTGCTTGCTGTTCCTGTGGGCCCCCAGCctgcctcctctgtcccaggggcCCCTCTCACCACTttgacccccccaccccagagtgAGGCCTCTATGCTCTCTCTCAACCTGGGACTTAACTTCAAATTCCACCTTCGGGGACCGGCTGCTGTCTGGGGGAACCCTGTCACGGAGACCCAGGCACTTTCTCCCAGGCCTAGCCGGGAGCCCAAGGAAGAAGCAGCCAATGGGCTGAGGACTGACCCGCTTTGGGAACTGCTGGTGGGCTCTCTTGGAAACTCCCCCCCAGAGTGGGGCTCTGCAGAAGGCAGCTCTACTCCGTGGGCCTCCTCCCCAGCTCTAGAGTCCGCATCCCTCCTCTCGCGGCCCGCTGACAGGCCCACTGCACCCTATCGGCCCGGGATGGGCACTGTGACCTGGGACACTGCTCTGACAGCCACAGTGCCTCCATCCAGTGCTCCCAGGCTCCGCCAGAGTGAGCTGGAGCTGAAGTTTGATGTGGCACTGAGAGCAGGCGCAGCCCCTACGCTCGGGCATCGAACGCTGCCCCTGCTGCCCAGCCTGCGGGCCAGCCTGGCAGAGATTGCTGGGCGCCTGGGACCCTTTG GGTTCTTTGGCACTACAGTGTCCCCGCTCCGGAACTTATCAGGCCCGAGCCCCCCAGGCCCAACTACATCCCCAGGCTCTGCCTCTGGAGTTTCAGATTCTCCAG GATTCTTTGGCACCACTCTGtccccgcccccatccccccAGGAAAGAAAGCTCCCAAGTCCAAGGCCACTGGAACCAGCTGCTTCTCTAAGCTCTGCATTAATTGCAACAGCATCACTAG AgtccaccacccccacctctggcCTGGATGACCCCTCTCCTGCCAGCCTTGGGAACCTTTCAGTGCACCCAGAGTGTGGGCCAGGGTCCTGCAGTATCAGAGAGCTGCCTGAACGCGAGGGGCAGCCGCCTGCGGCCCCCCTGCCCCTCTTCTTCCTGACGCTGGAGGCCGACTGGGCAGAGGCCAAGGCTCGCTGGGGTCTGGCCTGGGAGGCCCACGTGTACGGGGTAGGCGCGCTCTTCGGCCTGGTGGCCCTGCTGGCGCTGCTGGCGCTGGCCCTCCTGCCCTGGCGCTGCCCGCCCGGCGCCCCCTGCCTGGCTCTGCTGGACATGCTCCTGCTCTCGGCCGGGACCACGCGGGCCTTCCCGCTCTTCTACGACGCCTACGGGCACCGCGACCGGCTGCCGGCGctggcctggctgctgctgcaggACCTCCCGCTGCCCTGCCTGGCCGCCGGCCTGGGCCTGGCCTGCCTGCTGCTGGCCCGGCCGCGCCCGCCGCGCTGCCCCGCCGGCCTGGCCGTGCTGCTGCTCCTGGGGTTGGGGCTGGCGGCTGCCGCCGCCCTCGGGAGCGCCGCCCACCGCCCGCTGCGGGCTCTGCGGCTCGCCTCCCGCGGGCTGCACGCCTTCCTCGCCGCCCTTCTTTCCGGGCTCCTGCTGGCGCTCTCCTGCTGggggggccggcggcggcgggcTGGAGCGCCCCTGGGAGGGGCCGGCTTCAAGGGCGCCACGCCTCTCCCGCAGGCGCACAGCCCCTTCGGCCCGCGTGAGTCCTGGCGGCGCGCGGCGCGCACGGCCCCGGTGGCGGGCACCTTTGGGCTGCTGAGCGGAGCTCTGCAGGGCTACGAGGTGCTGCACGCCCTGGGCTACGGCGGCCAACCTGGCCTGGAGGGGCCCTGGCCCTGGTGGGCCTTCCAGCTCGGCCTGCGCCTCGGCGAGGTGGGCGTCGCGCTCCCGTTGGCGCTGCTGGGCCTCTACCCGGCGCTCTGCAGTCCCCGCGTGCCGCCGCGCTGCTGGGCCAAGCTCTTCCGCCTGTCCCCCAGCCACGCTGCCCCGCTGCTGCCCGGAGGCTGGGTCACCGGGGCCCCGGACAAGAAGCCGCTGGGGAGCGCCATCGCGCGTGGCGACGCGGAACTGCTGCAGCTGTGCGCCCTGGCCGGACCGGGCCCcgacctcctcctccagggagcaggCTGCCGGAGCTTCGACGGCGGGGCCGCCCACCCGGCGCCTTCCCCGGCCTCATCTCCCTGCAGCGACGACACAGTGGACTTCCGCCCGCCCTCCCCCATCAACCTGCGGCGCAGCATCGAGGAGGCCCTCTGCAGCGAAGCCCTGCTGGCGCCAGGCCTCTTCCATGTCCCGCCCTTCGGGGAAGCTCTGCCTAGCCTCGGCGTTTACCGCACCGCCTCGCTGGGGGCTCAGACCGGGGCCGGGCCCATTGGGAGGTCTGGGGAGGCCCCTGGCTCCCCGGCGCCCCGCGAGCTCCCCTCTCCCGGGACCTGGCCCGCGGGCAGCAGCGCCTCCTCCGGCTCGCTGTGCGGACTCTCGCGGGACAGCTCGTCCGTGCTCCTGTGCTCCAGCCCGGACAGGGCCCCGCGCTGTCCGCTGGTCTGCGTCCTCAGTCCCCCGCGGCCCTCAGGAAGCAGCCCCAGCCTCCCGGCCTCAGGATCCTACCAGGCTCTGTCCCCACCCTCCCGCGACTCCCCAGAACCTGCTCCTGAGCTGCAGGCCGAAGAGGCCTTGCTGCAGGAGCAATTTCTGGACGCCTGCCGACAGATTGATGAGCTGAGCATGGGCAGCGACACCATAGACCTGTGA